GAGAGCGACATCCCCAGGATCTTATCCCCCGGTTCGAGTACGGTCAGATAAACCGCCAGGTTGGCCGAGGTCCCGGAGTGCGGCTGGACATTCACATGCTCGGCACCGAAGATCTTCTTCGCCCGGTCGATCGCCAACTGTTCCACACGGTCCACGTTCTCGCAGCCGCCGTAGTAGCGATGCCCCGGATACCCCTCAGCGTACTTGTTCGTCATCACCGACCCCTGCACATCGAGGACCGCTTGACTGACGTAGTTCTCCGACGCGATCAGAACAATCTGTTCATTTTCCCGGAGGGCCTCATCCCGCAGGGCATCCGCCACTTCCGGATCCAATTCTCTTAACAATCCAAGACCTTCTCTTTCGTCACTTCGACTCAAAACCACAGATCTTTTCGACACGCCGGGCATGCCGCCCGCCTTCGAAATCCGTTTCCACCCAGACCCGGACCATCTCCTCGGCCAGACCGCTTCCGATCACCCGCTCGCCCATGGTCAGAATGTTGGCATTGTTATGCTCCCGGGAAAGCCGGGCGGTAAAAATATTGTGGCAGAGGGCTGCACGAACACCGGGAAACTTGTTGGCGGCAATCGACATCCCGATCCCGGTGCCGCAGATCAGGATCCCCCGGTCAAAGACCCCTTCCGATACCCCCTGTGCCACCTTTTCGGCATAATCGGGATAGTCCACGGATGCCGCATCACTACAGCCGAAATCGGTCACGTCATGACCGAGTCCCGTCAGGATCTTGCAAATCTGATTCTTCAGCAAATACCCGCCGTGATCCGCTCCCAGGGCGATTCTCATCCCCATTTCCTTCCCGGACCGCATGCGGTCCTCCGTGGTTACAAAAACTTGTGCATCATACTGAATTCCGGTTTCCCGGTCAAGAAAAATCCCGGTTTTTGCTTGGGATATCAGGGAAGGAGTTGCGGAGCGGAAGGCCGCTGCAAACGCTTCGGTACCCACCAATCCTCAAAATTGTACCAGATCCCCGCCTTTTCCTGCCGGATGCCGTGGAATTTCACATTGACAATCGGCAGGGCATCCGGGACATAGAGAAAGCAGTAAGGCTGGTCTTCGGCAAGGATGGCGTGAATCTTCCGGTAGATTTCCTGTCGCTTCTTCCGGTCAAAGGTCTTCCGTCCGAGGACTAAAAGCCGGTCGACCTCCGGATTCCTGTAGGAGACGAAGTTATACTGGCTGGGTCCGGTCTGGGAGGAATGCCACATAATATAATTGTCCGGATCGACCCCGATCGACCAGCCGAGGAGGATCGCTTCGAAGTTCCGTTTGTCGACAAACTGGTTGATGAAGGCCTGCCATTCAACAACCTTGATCTTCACTGCGATTCCGACCTTCCTGAGATTCTGCTGGATGATCTCCGCCGCCTGCTTGCGTTCATCGTTCCCCTGGTTGGTAATGATCGTAAATTGAAACGGTTGTCCGTCACGGTCGAGGATCCCATCACCGTCGGTATCGACCCATCCGGCATCGGCCAACATCCTCCGGGCCTTTTCAGGATCATAGGGATATCGCCGTGCTTTCGGATTGTAGGCCCAGTAGTGGGGAGGATAAGGACCCGTCGCAACGGAACCGAGGCCGAGCCGGACCCCTTTGATGATATCCTCCTTGTTGATGGCATAGGCGAGGGCCTGACGCACCTTCTTCTCGGAAAATTTCGGATCCCTCAGATTGTAGCCGAGATAGGTATAACCGTTTGCGGGATAACGGAACTTCCGGAAATTCTCCCGAAAGAAGGCGGTCTTCGTCTGGCGCTGATACTGCAGGGGGGTGAGTCCCATGGAATCCACCCCTTTCGCTTTCAGTTCAAGGAAGATCGTCGCCGGGTCGGGAATGATCCGGTAGATATATTCGTCGATATTCGGACGTCCCTTGAAGTAGTCATCATTGGCCGTGAGGACGATCTTCTGGCCGGTCAGCCATTCCTTGAACTTGTAGGGGCCGGTCCCCACGGGATGGCGGTTGAAGCGGTCGGTATTGATGTCTTTTCCAGCGAGGAGGTGTTTCGGAATGATCCCGATGCTCCAACTCTCCAGGGCCGGTGCAAAGGGTTCCTTGTAGGTCACCCGAAAGGTCAGGGGATCGAGGACCTCGGCCTTGGCCACCCGTTCATAGTCGGCGCCATAAGGGGTCGCAACGTTGGGATCGATCAGTTTTTGATAGGTGAAGAGGACATCATCAGCCGTAAAGGGAACCCCGTCCTGCCAGCGGACATTGGGACGGAGATGAAAGGTGATGACCAGGCCGTCATCGGAAACGTCCCACGACTCGGCCAGGTCCCCCTCGAAGTGGAGATCCTTGTCGTACTTGATCAGACCGTTAAAAACCTGCCCGTTGATATCACCGGAGGCACTGTCATTGGCAATGACCGGGTTGAGCCGTTTGGCATCGCCGATCGAGGCCACAATGATCGTCCCACCCGTCACCGGATTCTCATCCTGTGCTGCGGAGGCACTCTTCTTTGGAACATCGTCCCGGGAGGAACAACCGGAGAATGCCAGAAGGAGAAGCAGACAACCGACCAACAGTTTTGAACGAACGATATCTGTCCGCCGAAGCAAGGGATCACTCCTTTCCGACGCCGCAGGAAGACCTCCGGCAGTCTCCCCACCGGAGAGTGCTGATGAGCGGATTACTTCCCGGTCGGTACGGATTTTGCCGGGGCCGGAGGAGTCGAAGCAGGCGGTGCACTTGCAGGGTTCGACCCTTTCGATACCGGCGGCAGGGACTGGTTCAGTCCGCCGGGCAACACGGGGAGTTTGGGAACCCTCTGTTCCGTTCGGATGGGAACCTTATCGACAACGGAGGGAGCAACCTTTCCGCTCGAAAAGTAGGCCAGACTCAGGGAGGTCACCATGAAGATGGCCGCCGCCCAGGCAGTCAGTTTCCCTAAAAAATCGGTGGGACCGGCGCTTCCGAAAACCGTCTGACTCGCCCCTCCGAAGGCGGCGCCCATCTCCGCCCCCTTGCCTCCCTGGAGCAGAACGATGATGATCAGAATGATACAGACGATGACATGTACAACTACGAGCAATGGGACCATGAATTTGACTCCTTTCAATCATCTATTGATCGTAGATTATTATCACAAATCGGGGGGAAGATACAAGATAGAAAACGGGAAAATAGAAATCAGGCCCCGGAATCGGAAAACAAAAACCGGAACTGCCGCCGACAAAGAGAGGGGAACTGAACCGTCACCGGGAACCTTCCGGCAGGATCTACCGATTGGCCGTCACCGCCAGAACCAGGAACCCGTGCCGGTAAGGCGGACCGCCGAGGATCACCGTCCCGTGATCCTCAATCCGCAAACGGGTCGTCAGAATCGAGGATTCGCCTTGATTGATTCTGACACGGAGCAGGATTTTCCCCTTCGAGAAACGCTCAGGCGTTACTTCCATCACCCGCCCGCCGGGCACCTGCAGCCGACCGGTTTCCCCCCGCTCCACGGCAAGCCCTTGACTGTCCAGGAGTTGGAAGGAGATATAATTCAAGGCCAGCAAATCCTTTTTCAAGGCAAGGAGACGGGGGTCGAATCCCTCATCCGAATTGGAGGCAAGAATGACCTGTACGTCAATATGAAAAACCCCGGCATCGGCCGGAACCACCGCAGCCCCCCACATCAGGATCAGAGCGACCCCGAAGAAGATCCCCCCGTACCGTTTCATGTTCCACCCCATTTCCCAGGCGCCTCCTCAGAAAATGTATCAATTGCTTGGAAGAATAACGGCCCCGCCTCTCCCGGCAGGGAATGGATCACATTGTGTCATACATCCCGATTTCCTGTGACCCAGATGACCGTCATATCGGATCCGTGGGTCTTGAAAAGGAGGATCGTCCGGTCCCCGCTTTCGACATCCTCGACAATACAGTCATTTACCGAGCTTGTTTTTATCACAGTCGGCGCCGGTTTGTAAACGACAAAGAAAACCGCCGATACGAGCAGGACCGTCACCGTCAGGGTGAGAGTCACGGGCCGGAACCGGAGGATGGGAGTCCAAAACCTCGTTCTCTCCGGCCCCCTTGTGTCGCCCCCTTTCACGAACGGGATCTGCCGCATGATTCGTTCATGGAGGGAAGAAAGCGCCCCGTCCTCCACGGCCACCGCAGCGGAAAAGCCCTCCCGCAGCAGGTTCCGGACCGCCCGGATCCGGTCGACTTCCGCCCGGCAGACCGGGCAGGACTCCAGATGTTCCGCAATCCGTCCCGCTTTGCGCTTCGGGAGTTCCCCGTCCAGCCAGGCACCGAGAAGGTAATGGATCCCTTGACACTTATCCTTCACCGATCTCACCTTCTTTCAGATAGGGCCGCAGGATCTCCTGAAGCCTCTGCCGTGCATAATGGAGGCGCGACATGACCGTCCCCTTGCGGATCCCGAGCGAGGCTGCGATCTCCTCATAGGCAAGCCCCTCGATCTCCCGCAGAAGGATCACCGCCCGCTGTTGTTCCGGCAGCGACTGAACGGCATCGGTGATCACCCGCCCCAGCTCCTTCTTCTCCAGTTCCCGCCCCGGGTTGAAATACGAGGAGGGAGGAGTACGGATACTCTCTTCGTCGGAGGGGAGATAGGTATCGTCATATTCCACGTGCCGTTTCCGCCCTTCCTTCCGATAGTGGTCGATGACCCGATTGTAGGCGATACGGTACAACCAGGTATAAAAATCGCTCCCGCCCCGGAACCCCGGAAGGGAGCGATAGGCCTTTAAAAAGGTCTCCTGCGTCATATCGAGGGCATCTTCCCGGTTCCCCAACATCCCGTAGGTCAGGCCGTAGATCCTTTTGCGGTATCGTTCGACCAGCCGGGAGAAGGCCTCTTTGTCTCCCTTCCGGGACCGGCGTACCCACTCCAGCTCTTCCGGCACCGGGGCTCTCTTTCTTCTCATTAGACGATCCGATCCCTGAAATATTCTATTTCATGTCAGGGAGATGGAGTTTTGAGTTGCGTCGAAAGGATCAGGAAGGAGTGCCGGCAAGGACGATACCGACAAAGGATTCCACCGCCAGGCTGGCCCCACCCACCAGTGCTCCGTCAATATCAGTACATCCCAGCAGTTCCCGTGCATTGGAAGGTTTGACGCTTCCCCCGTAAAGAATCCGGATCCGTGCCGCCACCTCCGTATCGTAGAGTTCGGAAAGAAGATTCCGGACACGGGAATGGACCTCGTTCGCCTGCTCCGGCGTCGCCGTTTTCCCGGTTCCGATGGCCCAGATCGGTTCGTAAGCGATAACGATTCGGGAGATCTCCTGGTCGGAAATCCCCGCCAGACCTTGCCGGAGTTGATCCCCGACGACTTCCATGGTTTTCCCTTCCTCCCGTTCGGACAGGGATTCCCCGGCACAGAGGATCGGCATCAGGCCTGCGTCCAGGGCCGACCGCACCTTCCGGTTCACCGTCTCACTGGACTCGCCGAAGATCCCGCGCCGCTCCGAATGTCCCAGGATTACGTAACGGCATCCCGCGCTCCGGACCATCACCGGGGAGACCTCTCCGGTGAAGGCCCCTTCCTTTTCATAATGGAGATTCTGGGCCGCAAGAGCAATCCGGCTCCCCTTCAGTACCTGATGAACCGCCGTAAGGGCCGTGAAAGGGGGGGCCACAGCAACTTCAACCGCCTCGGCATCACCGACCTTCTCTTTCAGTCCCTCCACAAGCGCAACGGCCTCGGGAACGGTTTTGTGCATCTTCCAGTTCCCGGCAATCATGATTTTGCGCATCATTTTCCCTCCTCACGGATTGTCGGATTCGTATGGAAAAGGCTTTGCATCAGCCGTCTATATCGGAAAGACCTTCAATCCCCGGCAGGTTCTTCCCCTCCAGGAGTCTCAGGGAAGCCCCGCCCCCCGTGGAAATAAAGGTCATATTATCCGCCTCTCCGGCACGGTTGACCGCATCGGCCGTATCACCGCCGCCGATAATCGTCGTGGCAAAACAGTCCGCCACAGAGCGTGCAATATAGGTCGTTCCACGGCTGAAGGGATCGAGTTCATACATCCCCATGGGGCCGTTCCAGACGACCGTTTTCACCCCCTGCAGGGCGAGGGAAAAATAACGGCAGGTGGCCGGTCCGATATCAAGGCCGTACCAGTCGGAAGGGATCTCCTGGAAGGTCACCGTTTTGGTATTCGCTTTGGCATCAATCCGGTCGGCCACGACCACATCGATCGGGAGATAGAACATGACCTTCTTTTCCCGGGCCCTTCGCTGCACCTCCCGGGAGAGATCGATCATCTCCTCTTCGACAATCGATCTGCCCACCTCGTAACCGGCCGCTTTGAGGAAGGTAAACATCATCCCACCACCGACAAAGATTTTATCCACCCGGTCAATCAGGTTCCGGATCACCCCGATCTTCCCGGAAACCTTGGACCCCCCGAGAATTGCCGCAAAGGGCCGGACCGGATCGGAAATCACTTTCTCGAAATAGTCGATCTCCCGCTTCATGAGAAAACCGGCCACCGATACGGGGACAAAACGGGTGATCCCATAGGTCGAGGCATGCGCCCGATGCGCCGTACCGAAGGCATTGTTCACATAGATGTCAACCCCCTCCGCCAGCGCTCCGGCAAAGGCTTCGTCGTTCGCCTCCTCCCCGGGATAAAAACGGAGATTTTCCAGGAGGAGGACATCGCCGGGCTCCAGGGCATCAATCATCGAACGGGTCTTCTCCCCCACGCAATCGGGGGCGAATGCAACCTCCTTGTTCAGGAGCCTCCCCAGTCGCCGGGAAACGGGAGCCAGGGAAAACTCCTTCCGCACCTTTCCTTTGGGACGTCCCAGGTGGGAGGCCAGAACGACCTTCGCTCCATGGTCGATACAGTAGTTGATGGAGGAGAGGGTCGACCGGATGCGGCGATCATCGGAAATATTCCCGTCCTCATCCATGGGAACATTAAAATCAACCCGGATAAAAACCCGTTTTCCCTTCATCTGCACATCTTCAATCGTCTTCTTGTCCACTCTTCACTCCTCGAAAGAACCACCTGGATTCATGCAGTAATTCACATATCGTAATCGACCGAACAGTGGTTGTCAAGATACAAAGCCCTTCAAAACCGGCTCGCCGCAACGGACTGAGCCCGGCCGGCACGTATCGGATTTCGCTGCTCCATCGTTTCCAGGGCATCCCGGATCAGCTTGCAGTTCGGATACTCCCGAAGGTATTTTCTGCCCAGCCGGATCCCTTCGGCATCCGTCCCTTCCCGTTCCGCCAACATGACCAGGGCGATCTTGGCGGCCGGCACGGCATAGTGTCCCTGTTCAAGCGCCTGCCGGATCTCCGCCAGCCCCTCCTCGCGCCGGTCCCCGACAAAGGGGAGAAACCATAGATAGCGGGTCTTGACACTCCGATAATATTTATAGAGCCCCGTGGCGAAGGCAATATCGTGGATTCCCGGATCGAGTGCGGCAACCTTGTGGATCTGTGAAAGGGCGCGCATCCCGTGCAGGAAGGCTGAAAAGTATCGTCGGTGATTCAACTCATAAAGCCCCCGCACCCCGAGGGACCCTCCCAGCAGAAAATGATCCCAGGCATTTAAGTTCCCCCGCCGTTCCAGTTCCTTCATCCGAGCTTGATTCTTCGGAAATTCGGCGGCAAACTCCTCTTCCAGCCGGGCCTTCGGGGCCCCCTTCTCCAGGGATTGCACCATGAGACTGAGCAGCCGTCCCATGCTCGGAAGGAGGGAGCCGGGATCGTTCTTTTCCATCCGGTCAAAGAGTGCATCCGCCTCCCGGTAGCGCCGGTCCATGACCATCGACTCCGCCGTCAGGATGGTCCGATCCTGTTCCGGGGAGAGATAAGGAGCGGGGAAAGTCCCGCCGAAAGAGACGGAAGGGAATACGAGAAGCAGGAGGATAAGTACCCCGACCGACCGGCCGGACACTCTTCTCCAAGCCGCACATTTTCCGGCCGACTTATCCACATATTGTATATAAAATGTGGAAAAACACCATATATAGGAGAACCTCTTGAGGAAAAGTCGAACGATATTCAGGGGTTGGAGAAAGAAAAAACTTATCCACATATTGTATATGATTTGTTGAGAACCCTACATATAGTGTTTAAAAACGTTCATGACGATCCAGATATACCACTCCCCCATGGATATCTCCATCATCAATTTCAAGAAACCCAACGGAAAGGGACCGGCCGTCGCGCATATTCCCTGCCGTACCGGGATTAAAAAAGAGGATCCCGCCGATCCGCTCATTGCAGGGATGGTGGGTATGGCCGAAGACAACCACATCGGGCCGGACCTGCTGCAAACGCTCTTTCAACAACCGGGGGGGGTGCTTCGGGTTCCCGACCCGGTGGGTCACCAAAACCCTTTTCCCCTCCAGAGGCACCATACGAAAGCGGGGCAGAGGGTCCGGGGTAAAGGGGGGATCCATATTCCCTCGTACGGCTATGACTGGCGCGACCTTTTGCAACCGCATCAGCAGTTGCGGCGACTCGATGTCGCCGGCATGAAGGATCAGATCAACCCCGTCGAAGAGTGCCGGAATCGAGTCGGGGAGATTGTTGTGAGTATCCGATAAAACACCGATCCTCATCATGGCGGGCCCCTCTTTTTGAAAAAAACCTCAGTGTCCAAATACAACAGCCCCCACACCGATACCGAAATGAACGTCCGGTTTCACTACCAGCGTTCAGAGGTGATCATACTCCCGGAGGAGTACCGGATTGCCGGAAGAGCCGCCCATGGGCCTCGGCCACAACGGTACCGTCCGGATCTTCGGCATGGGCCTCGGCCAGGAGAATCCGGCGGTCCTCCCGAAGGATCCGGCCGACGATTTCGACCTCTTCTTCCGTGGACAGGGGTGCCGGAAACCGGACGGTGATCTCTCCCGTAACTGCGGGGAGCCCCAGTTCCCAGGCCAGTTTGACCATCGCCTCATCCAGGAGCAGGGCAAGCACACCGCCATGAATGATCCCCGCATATCCTTGATAGGCAGCGGAAAGACGATAGCGTGCCTTAATCGTCTTCGCCTTCCGATTTACCTCAAAAGACACCTGCAACCCCTGAGGATTCTCCCGGCCGCAGACAAAACATTTCCCGTCGGAAAGCAGTTTCATGAAGTTCTCATTCCTTTGCCGAAATCCGACAAAACAGATCTCACCTTGACATCACCTCGTGAACGTACTATAAATCGGTCTGTTTATTTCTGCAACCCATAAGGAATTCTCCGCATGCAAAATAATGAAACGTCCTTTTCTTCCCTCGATCTCCCGGAGCAGGTCCTCCAGGGAGTCGAGGCGGCCGGGTTTACCCATTGCACCCCGATTCAGGCCAAGGTTTTTCCCCTGGCGCTGGAAGGGAGGGATGTGGCCGCGAAGGCCCAGAC
The sequence above is a segment of the Deltaproteobacteria bacterium genome. Coding sequences within it:
- the rpiB gene encoding ribose 5-phosphate isomerase B, whose translation is MRIALGADHGGYLLKNQICKILTGLGHDVTDFGCSDAASVDYPDYAEKVAQGVSEGVFDRGILICGTGIGMSIAANKFPGVRAALCHNIFTARLSREHNNANILTMGERVIGSGLAEEMVRVWVETDFEGGRHARRVEKICGFESK
- a CDS encoding peptide-binding protein; translated protein: MVRSKLLVGCLLLLLAFSGCSSRDDVPKKSASAAQDENPVTGGTIIVASIGDAKRLNPVIANDSASGDINGQVFNGLIKYDKDLHFEGDLAESWDVSDDGLVITFHLRPNVRWQDGVPFTADDVLFTYQKLIDPNVATPYGADYERVAKAEVLDPLTFRVTYKEPFAPALESWSIGIIPKHLLAGKDINTDRFNRHPVGTGPYKFKEWLTGQKIVLTANDDYFKGRPNIDEYIYRIIPDPATIFLELKAKGVDSMGLTPLQYQRQTKTAFFRENFRKFRYPANGYTYLGYNLRDPKFSEKKVRQALAYAINKEDIIKGVRLGLGSVATGPYPPHYWAYNPKARRYPYDPEKARRMLADAGWVDTDGDGILDRDGQPFQFTIITNQGNDERKQAAEIIQQNLRKVGIAVKIKVVEWQAFINQFVDKRNFEAILLGWSIGVDPDNYIMWHSSQTGPSQYNFVSYRNPEVDRLLVLGRKTFDRKKRQEIYRKIHAILAEDQPYCFLYVPDALPIVNVKFHGIRQEKAGIWYNFEDWWVPKRLQRPSAPQLLP
- the secG gene encoding preprotein translocase subunit SecG, encoding MVPLLVVVHVIVCIILIIIVLLQGGKGAEMGAAFGGASQTVFGSAGPTDFLGKLTAWAAAIFMVTSLSLAYFSSGKVAPSVVDKVPIRTEQRVPKLPVLPGGLNQSLPPVSKGSNPASAPPASTPPAPAKSVPTGK
- a CDS encoding sigma-70 family RNA polymerase sigma factor, with protein sequence MRRKRAPVPEELEWVRRSRKGDKEAFSRLVERYRKRIYGLTYGMLGNREDALDMTQETFLKAYRSLPGFRGGSDFYTWLYRIAYNRVIDHYRKEGRKRHVEYDDTYLPSDEESIRTPPSSYFNPGRELEKKELGRVITDAVQSLPEQQRAVILLREIEGLAYEEIAASLGIRKGTVMSRLHYARQRLQEILRPYLKEGEIGEG
- a CDS encoding triose-phosphate isomerase, translating into MRKIMIAGNWKMHKTVPEAVALVEGLKEKVGDAEAVEVAVAPPFTALTAVHQVLKGSRIALAAQNLHYEKEGAFTGEVSPVMVRSAGCRYVILGHSERRGIFGESSETVNRKVRSALDAGLMPILCAGESLSEREEGKTMEVVGDQLRQGLAGISDQEISRIVIAYEPIWAIGTGKTATPEQANEVHSRVRNLLSELYDTEVAARIRILYGGSVKPSNARELLGCTDIDGALVGGASLAVESFVGIVLAGTPS
- a CDS encoding phosphoglycerate kinase yields the protein MDKKTIEDVQMKGKRVFIRVDFNVPMDEDGNISDDRRIRSTLSSINYCIDHGAKVVLASHLGRPKGKVRKEFSLAPVSRRLGRLLNKEVAFAPDCVGEKTRSMIDALEPGDVLLLENLRFYPGEEANDEAFAGALAEGVDIYVNNAFGTAHRAHASTYGITRFVPVSVAGFLMKREIDYFEKVISDPVRPFAAILGGSKVSGKIGVIRNLIDRVDKIFVGGGMMFTFLKAAGYEVGRSIVEEEMIDLSREVQRRAREKKVMFYLPIDVVVADRIDAKANTKTVTFQEIPSDWYGLDIGPATCRYFSLALQGVKTVVWNGPMGMYELDPFSRGTTYIARSVADCFATTIIGGGDTADAVNRAGEADNMTFISTGGGASLRLLEGKNLPGIEGLSDIDG
- a CDS encoding flagellar biosynthesis anti-sigma factor FlgM; translation: MSGRSVGVLILLLLVFPSVSFGGTFPAPYLSPEQDRTILTAESMVMDRRYREADALFDRMEKNDPGSLLPSMGRLLSLMVQSLEKGAPKARLEEEFAAEFPKNQARMKELERRGNLNAWDHFLLGGSLGVRGLYELNHRRYFSAFLHGMRALSQIHKVAALDPGIHDIAFATGLYKYYRSVKTRYLWFLPFVGDRREEGLAEIRQALEQGHYAVPAAKIALVMLAEREGTDAEGIRLGRKYLREYPNCKLIRDALETMEQRNPIRAGRAQSVAASRF
- a CDS encoding metallophosphoesterase family protein, whose product is MMRIGVLSDTHNNLPDSIPALFDGVDLILHAGDIESPQLLMRLQKVAPVIAVRGNMDPPFTPDPLPRFRMVPLEGKRVLVTHRVGNPKHPPRLLKERLQQVRPDVVVFGHTHHPCNERIGGILFFNPGTAGNMRDGRSLSVGFLEIDDGDIHGGVVYLDRHERF
- a CDS encoding PaaI family thioesterase, whose translation is MKLLSDGKCFVCGRENPQGLQVSFEVNRKAKTIKARYRLSAAYQGYAGIIHGGVLALLLDEAMVKLAWELGLPAVTGEITVRFPAPLSTEEEVEIVGRILREDRRILLAEAHAEDPDGTVVAEAHGRLFRQSGTPPGV